Proteins found in one Hoplias malabaricus isolate fHopMal1 chromosome 17, fHopMal1.hap1, whole genome shotgun sequence genomic segment:
- the si:ch211-153b23.5 gene encoding glutamine amidotransferase-like class 1 domain-containing protein 3, mitochondrial, producing MAKRAAVILAGCGVYDGTEVHEASAVLVHLSRAGAKVQMFAPNTEMMHVVNHCEGKPMTDKRNVLQESARIARGEVTDLAKLNVADHDVLIIPGGFGAAKNLSDWATKGKDYSVKPLVEKVIKSFHQAGKPIAMCCISPVLAAKAIPGCELTVGHDCECEKWPYAGVAKSMVELGCKHVNKNVGEVHVDKKNKLVTTSAFMCNAPVHEIYDGLGVMVTEVLKLA from the exons ATGGCAAAGCGTGCAGCTGTGATCCTTGCTGGCTGTGGAGTGTATGATGGGACTGAGGTCCATGAGGCCTCTGCTGTACTGGTACATCTTAGCCGAGCTGGTGCCAAG GTCCAGATGTTTGCTCCCAATACTGAGATGATGCATGTAGTGAACCACTGTGAGGGGAAACCGATGACAGACAAGCGGAACGTTTTGCAGGAAAGTGCCCGCATTGCTCGAGGAGAGGTCACTGACCTGGCCAAACTGAATGTAGCTGACCATGATGTTCTTATTATTCCAG GTGGGTTTGGAGCAGCTAAGAACCTTAGTGACTGGGCCACCAAAGGCAAAGATTACTCTGTGAAACCTCTAGTGGAGAAGGTCATTAAAAGTTTCCACCAGGCTGGTAAACCCATCGCCATGTGCTGCATTTCTCCAGTGCTTGCAGCTAAAGCTATCCCTGGCTGTGAGCTCACTGTAGGCCATGACTGCGAGTGTGAGAA GTGGCCATATGCTGGTGTAGCTAAGTCAATGGTGGAGCTGGGCTGCAAACACGTCAATAAGAATGTTGGAGAAGTCCATGTGGACAAGAAGAATAAATTGGTGACTACTAGTGCTTTCATGTGCAATGCCCCTGTACATGAGATTTATGATGGACTTGGTGTAATGGTCACAGAGGTTCTTAAACTGGCCTGA